GGAGCCCTGGCCCCACGGTTTCCTCCGATCCTCACCTGTTCAGGACGCCGTACGCCGCCTCCACGTTTCCGTTCTGCACCATCACAGTGCGGCCCACGAAGCGGAGGTGGTTCGCCATGGCCGCCCTGCTGCGGGACGAGGCAGGTGGGACCGGGCGGCGCCGGGGCTCGGAGAAGCCAGTCTCTCCTGCCCCGGGACACAGCAGGGAACTCCGGGTACAGACAGGGGCCGGTCCTTCCCGCAGAGTTCCAACGGAGCACGGCAGGGACCCCTCCACCCCTCGCCTCACGAACGGCCTTGACGGGGCGCTGGGACTCCCCCTCCCGCCCCCGGCTGGCCCCGGTCCCGCTCCTCTCCCGAACTGACCCGGTGGTGCCGCAGCCGCTCCGTGCCCCGACCGGAAGTAACTGTGGCGGAACTTCCGTTGGGAGGGACTTCCGGCGGCCCAGGGAGTTCCGGCGAGCCAGGGCGGGGGTCGGGGCAGCGGGACCGGGGGGACACGCGCGGGGTCTGTGCGGTCCCGGGCCTCCCcctcccgccggccccgcccgcaGCCGGGATTGGCGGCACCGTGGAAACTCGAGGTCCCACAGCAGAGAGGACGAAGTGGCACCGAGGGCCGGGGACGGCTCTAAGATCCCTGGGGACCGAACTCCCCCAGGGACAAGAACCCGCCCGCCACCTTCCCGACGGACAAAGAACACGACACCGGGTGGCCCCGGCCGCTCCCGCGGCGTTTATTGCTTCCAGCAGGGCCGACTATGGGACATGCCCACTAGGGGGGTCCACACCCCTCAGCCACCTACCACCGCTCCGGGAGGGGCCACAGTCACCCCCAAGCACCCCACGCCACGGGGAAGGCACAAGCCCGGGAAGGCCCAGCTCCCCCCCCGGGCCCCGCGAGGAGGGGGCTCCGCTCTGGCCAAGGCACGCGGCCGCCCCGGGATTGGGGCTTCTGGGGGGGTTCGGGCCCACCCTGGTCAGTCCCGCCCGCCCGCGGGTCTCACTGACCAccggtaaaaaaaaaaaatcaaggcatAACCAAGAAACACAGACGAGATTTCCCCCCCCCCGAGCCGGGGGGGGTGTCACACATCCGGCGCTGGGGGGGACTCGGGGGTGTCGGCCTCGCACCGGGGGGACTCCCTCTGCTGGACCGTCCCCGCGGGACTGGCGAGGGGCAGGTCCCCGGGGAGGTCCCCGGGCAGGCGGCGGCACCGAGGAGCCCCGGGGGGACCGGCAGGtgggcggcggcgcgggggaGCCATGGCAGGCGCTGGGTCCAGCCTGGGTTTGGGGGCGACGTGGGGGAACCAGAGCCGCAGCATTGCCTCCACCTGCAGCAGCGTTCCCAGGTACCGGGCACTGCGGGGAGAGAGTTCCTGTCACCCTTTGCAGAGGGGGGCACCCCCGGCCGCGTCCCTGTGCCCACCCCCCGGGGAAGTCTAGAGACGCTCACCCCATTTCTGGCTTCTGCAGCACCCCGATAATCCGCTGGAGCCGGTCCATGGCCACGCTCTGTTGGAagctgctcagccctggggaGTTTCAAAATTGTGTGAACTCTCAGTAGGAAAGAGGTGCCTGGGGGCGGGAAGAGGGTGTGGGGGACACCCACCTCTGTCATAGCGGCCCCGCCGCAGCCCCTCCAGCAGCTCGGCCAGCGGCCGGATGAAGCCCCGGAGCTCCCGGCACTgcgaggaagggagggaggaggtgaCTGGGCTGACcccaggctggggagggggtcTCGTGCACTCCCCGGCCCTCTTATCCCACCTCACTCCCTTTCAGCTCCCGAATCCTGCTCATCCCTACCCACTCGTTACAGgtagggaaactgaggcagacaCAGGTTTTTTTTAGAGGACCAAGCCCTCCCCAACCTCCCATCTTTGGGGGTACTCCTTCGTTTTCTGCCAAAACCTCACCTTTTGGGCAAAGAGGCGATCTCCATCGCTGGGAGGGAcatcccccccctcccctttccgCGGGCGCTTCCCGCCACGGGGCGAGGGTGGCGATTCAGTGGCTGTTCGGTCCAGCCCCCCCGGGCGCTTGCGGCTGCACTCAGCTTTTGGGGGACTCCGGGGGGAGCTGCCGGCCTCGACCTCGCTGTCAGAGGCAGAGGAGCCGCAGGAGCAGGCGCGGGTGGGTGGCTCCATGGCAGAGGTGCCCCCCCCAGGGGAGCCTCTCCCTAGGTTCAGCTCCAGCAGGGTGACCCAGCCGAGGCTgtctggggaagggagagaaacacagggggaaaaaaagggggataTCGGACAAAAATGGAAGACAATGAGCTACCTTGTTCTGCCATGGGGGTGTCACCTCCAcacccccagtgccacctcGCATACCCCGGAGGAGAAGATTTGGCATCTCCTTAAACAGGGTGTGGGGTGCAGGGACCCACCTGGCACCGGGGCCCAGACGGGCAACAGGAcactcccctctccccagccccgggaCCCCCGCCAGCTCCCTTCACTCCATCACCTGCTGACCCCTCCCTAGGCcagagattcctctgcaggagCCCCACTCCTGATGGGGACCCTCCGGCCCCGGCACTGCGACCGGCAGGACCGGGACCCCGTCACCGGGACCACCCCCGGCCCCGGTCACCCCGGATCCCACCTTCTCCCGGCTGCACCTGCGGTGCTGCCGGTGTCCCCGTCCCAGCGCCGGTCCCCTGTTGCCGGTGTCGCTGTTGCCGTCCCTGACCCAGTGCCGGTATCACTGCTCCAATATCACCGTCCCCGTTCCTGTCCCGGTCTCAGTGTCCCGATGCCGTTGCTGGTATCGCTGTCCCCCTTTCCCGTGCCGCTGTCAACGTCCCTGAGCAAGTAGCACTGTGGCCGCGCAGTGTCCCCGTGCCTCCGTCGCTGGCGCTGTTCCGGTGCCGCCGTTCCGGTGTCCCGGTGTCTGTGggcccggtgccggtgccggtcccgccccgcccgcggcgGCCCCACGCGGACACGTGTGCGGCCGCACGTGCCTCCGGCCGGGCCCCGCCCCGCCACGCTCCCATTGGCCGCCGCGCCCCGGGGAGCCCCGCCCCCTCCGTCCCGTTGGCTCGTGCCGCCGCCCCGCGCTGATTGGGCGGGGGGCGGGGCTAAGGCCACGCCCCCCCCCGCGCGGCGATTCGGGGCACGCGGCTCCGGGGAGCGGGGTGGGGGGGTCCCGGGCCACGCCCCCAGAGCTCTGGCACCGCCCCCGTGCCCTCAGCCAATTGGCGGCGCTGCCGGCGGCGCGTCTCGGCCAATGGGCGTGCCTTCCCCGCCCCTTCCAGTTACATAACCGGGGCGAGGCAGCGCGTGGGCCCCCACGTGGGGGCGGGGGGACCGTGTGACGTCACGCTCGCTCCTGGGGAACGCCCTCGGGGCGGGGCTTACCGGAGAGGGGCGGGGCCGGTGAGCGCGTGCAGGCTCTGCCTGGGGCTCCCCCCGAGcgcccccaaccccccccccccccattgtctccccaaaatcccttccaGGGCTGGACCCCCGGCCCAGCTCTCTCCCTACGAGGCCCAGGGTGACCCCCAGATCCCCTCAAGACCCCAACCCACGACCCTCTACAAGGCCCAGGACCCACCCTCAGGCTCCCCAAACCCTCagagccccccagagccccacaAACCGCAGTCCTACAAACCCTTCACCCCACAAGCCCAGAGCTCGCAGCCCTACCGACCCTACAAGCCCACAGCCCCATCTTCACCCTCCCCACACCCCGACACCCTGGGCATGGCCCCTCCAGCCCTCCCCGTCCCCCCGGGGGGGCCTGTCCCCCTGGGTGCGTATTTAGGGCCGGGTGCCACCGGCCCGGCCCTCCTTGCCCCCCGCCATGCTGAGcgtgctgctgcttctggggGGCCtggcccctgccctgcccgctGGTGAGTCCCCCCGGGATGCCCCTGGCAGATCCCGTTCTGGGGTGCAGCCCCAGCCACCCTCAGGTGCCCCCATGTCGGGCCAGGGGGGCTCAGCTGACCCCCCACCCCAATGCCTCTACTCTTCCCAGCAGGTCCCCACTGGACGTATGAGGGTGAGTGGAGCCCCAGCCAGGGAGCCCCTATTTATCCCCATCCCCGAAACCACCCCCCACAGCCCCTGAGCTGCGGGGTTCACATGGGTCTCCCCAGACGGTAGGGAAGTGGATGACAGGGAAGGGTGACAGCTCCCCCCTTGATCCTGGACGTCTGGGTCCCCCACATGGGAAGGAGATGGGTGGGTGACCGCCCCCCCATTGCTCCCCCTTAGACACCTGGGTCTCCCCAAATGGACACCCACCTGGATCCCCTGAGACAGGCGGGGCTGAATGGGTGCAgccccccattttccccttccTGCCCCCCCCTTGCACCCCTCGCTCCAATGGTCCCTTTGTGCTCCTTTACATAAGGCTCCTGCTGCCAAATCCAATTAGGATCCAGCCTTGGCCAAATCCCACTAAGCCCCATCCTGCCGGGGCCAGGGGACCCATGGGtgccccccccggccccgcgaGCTCGGCTTTGTCCCCGCTCCCCCGGCTGGAAAAAATGTCCCCAGCAGATTAACAAGGCCTTTGGGAATGTCACCCGTGTCCTGGTTTGGGGGGCACTGCGGGCGTTTTGGGTCATGGGGCCCTGCTGGGTGAAGCAGCAACCGGGGTATGGTGAGGGGGTTCCCACCTGGATTCTGGTTCCCCTCAGGTCCCCAcgggcagcagcactggcacgAGGGACACCCGGAGTGCGGGGGCCAGGCGCAGTCACCCATCGACATCGGCACGGCGCGGGCACAGCCGGACCTGTCGCTGCCGCCGCTGCAGCCCGAGGGCTACGAGCGCCCCGAGAGCCCCCGGCTGATCCTCGCCAACAACGGCCACACCGGTGAGCGCCGGGGGGAGAACCGGGGAGTTCCCGGTGTCCCAGCCCCGCTCACCCCCTGTCCCACAGCcgtgctggcactgccaccgtCCCTGCGGCTCCGGGGGCTGCCCCACACCTTCACGGCCGTACAGCTCCACTTCCACTGGGGTCGGCCCGGCCACGCCGCCGGTGCTGAGCACCTGCTGGATGGGCACCGCGCCCCCGCCGAGGTACCGGGGGACACTGGGCCAGGGAACACTCCAAAAATGGGTCTGGGGGCGGGAAATGTATGAGGAATGAGATGGGGAGCAGGTCTGGGGTCAGGAAATAGCATGGGAATTGTGTGGGAAATGGTTGTGGGAAGGGCTGTCAGCGTGGGAAACAGCATGGGAACCGTGTGGAAAATGGGTTTGCATTGCAGGAATTTGCTGCAGGGAATGGAAAAGGGGTCCTGGTGAGGGAAATGGGTCCAGGGATGTGAAATGAgtgcagggaggggatggggtgcagaagaagaaaaggggggTAACTGAGAGCGGCAGCAGGTCTGGGCACCGTGGGAGGTGCCGGGCTGGGTGCAGGGTGGGAGCTGGGGGCTCAGGGGGTCCCTGCTGTGCCGCAGATGCACGTGGTGCACTTCGACGCCGAGCGTTTCGCCGACGCCAGCACGGCGCAGCAGCACCCGGGCGGGCTGGCCGTGCTTGGCGTCCTCCTGGAGGTACGGACCCCACATCCACGCCCCCCTGCCCACTCACGCTTCCCAGCCCCTCAATGACACCCCCCTCGCTCCCCCAGGTGGGAGATGATCCCCACCCCGCCTATGACAATATCCTGAAGCATCTCAGCAGCATCCGCTACGCAGGTGAGGACACGGAGGAGGAAACCCCAAatctccctcccagcccccccaaCTGTTCTCCCCCACAGGGCAGACGGTGGCCATCCCCCCCTTCAGCATCCGGGATCTGCTGCCCGTGCACCTCGACCGCTACTACCGGTACAACGGGTCCCTGACCACCCCGCCCTGCTTCCAGAGCGTCCTCTGGACCCTCTTCCCACAGCCCGTCTGCATCAGCCGGGCCCAGGTAGGACCCGCTCTGGGGGAAGACCCCGGGTTTTGCAAACACGGCCCCAGTGCTCCCACCTTCCccttccagctggagcagctccagggaagtcTTTACTCCACGGAGGAGGCCGAGCTGGAGGAGCCCCAGCTCCTGGTGGACAATTTCCGGGCCCCGCAGGAGCTGAACCAGCGCCTGGTGCTCTCATCCTTCCCCAGGGGTGAGGAGAGGGGTGGGAAGGGCCCCCTGCACCCCTCACATGGCTCCCGGAGCCCCAGGTGGGCACAGGGTGCTGGCTTTGACCCTGGCCATTTCCTTGCAGAGCCAGAGGGATATTCCACAGGTAGGGCCAGGCcgggaggctgggctgggggagtcACCCCCGGACCCCCCTGACCCCCTACCGGTGTCACACAGGCGAGGTCATCGCCATCATCTTCGGCGCTGTCGCCGGCTGCGTCGGCCTCTTCCTTGCCGTCCACTTTGGGGCCAAGTGGATTCGGTGAGACCCCCCCACAGCCTCCGAGGGACCCTCGCTGCGGGGGACTCTGAGCTCCATGGACAGACTCCCCCCTCACCCTGGTTTCTGCCCCAGCAGGGCGAGGCGGGCGCAGGCGCAGGACGTCGTGTTCAAGGCCTCCTCCCGCCGCTCCCCCGTGGATGCTGGACACTCCCGCTGaccacaggctgggctgggaggggccCATgacccccccagaccccccacCCACAGCCCCACTGCGAATAAAGTCCTTCCCCCCTCCTGGTGGCTCTTTGGGGGGAGGGAACGGGGGCTTTAGAGGGGCTTTGGGGCTGGTTCCTGTCACCCCCAAGAAACCAGGACCccccccagggctggagcagagcacaatGGGGGGAGCAAccctctttccccctccccttctccccagCAGCCACAGTGTCTTGTGTTCTTGTAAAAGGGTTTTACTCTtaatcaaataaataatttaccCTCCACTGCACCTCCAACCCCCCTGGGAGCTGAACAGGGGTGAGAAGGGCAAGAATCCCAGTCCCGgtgcccccccacccccaaggGCATAACCCCCAGCACCAGTGGCTGCACCGGGGGTAGGGACTCCTCAGGGACGAGGGAGTGGGGGGACTCCTGCCCTGAGTTCCCCAGGCCTGGACTTCTCCCAGGACATCTGGCCTTCCCCAGAAACTCAAACAACACTCATCCACCCCCACCCCggcagctctgcctcccccCAAAAGTGACACCCCGGGCCCCCCTTACAGGAGAGGCACTTAAGGATCCGCCAGTGGTGCCGGAGGCGCAGGGGACGGCGCAGAGCGTGAGGGTGAAGGTGAAGGTGGGGCCCAGGCTGGCCTCGTACCGCGGGCTCAggaagggctggggacagagacTCGCCACTGGCCCCTGgcacagcgccccctgccggcccGGAGGACCCCGCCATGGGGGGGGTAGGACCAGTCcggagctggggacagggacacccggGACAGGGACACTCGGGAAAGGGACATTCGGGAAAGGGGATGCACTGGGGGACACCTGACACAGTCCGTGCCCAGAACCACCTGTCTGGAgggtcacctgtccccagcttctcttctctcctcttctcttctctttctctttctcttcaatAAATTCCTCTTTAAACAGGCGGTTTTTTCTCAATTCCAAGCCCCTCGCATCTCCCATTCTGAttcttcccccccaccccccagtcTGCTGCTGTTTacagaggagctgggaagagcaggaaaactTTATTTagactaaaaaaattccatcagCCAGCAAGAACAGCCTGGACAGCTCCAAAGCCCCTCCCTCCAGATTCCCAGGGGAAGGGCAGCTCATTCCACCTCCCTCTGGACTGATGGTGCCGCAGggagtgctgggcactggtgccGTGAGGGCTTGGATTTTTCATCCAACTTCACGTCTCCTGCAAGGAAAACTCCAAACAAtgtctcctccagcctcttccgCAGGAATCCTGGGAATGCCATCTCCTGGGCACGAGGCATTGTTCAGGGAAGAACCGGAGTTACCGACTGCGTTGGATAAATTTCCCCTCGATCCGCTTCCGCCTATTAAAGCTGGGAAATGACACAACGCATCTGAGCTGACTTCAGCTGCACCTTCCTCCTTGGACTGAACCCCCCGACACATCACGCTCTGGAAGTCCAGCACATCCCTGGGATGCAGCCCCCTCAGGACAGCAAGAACCAGGagcttccttcttccttccttttttctccttttccttcgTTTTCCCCTCTATTTTGGTTCATGCATCGAGTTCTCTTTCTTTGTTGCATTTCagcaacccccccccccaactttaatattttaaaaataaagacataaaagtagaaagaggaaaataggAATTTGGGGAATAGGAAACAAGGACTTGGGATGGGAGATGGAAATGCCCTTGGTCTGCCTCCTTTCTGTGGCTGCAATGGGTTTGCTCATGTTGCCAGATGTGAAGAATCAGtaagaaaaaaggtaaaaaaaccccaaacaaccccccctccaaaaaaaaaaaaatagagtggTTTCCTTTTCCATCCAGAAACACAATTCGAGATCTGCACCTGGGatgcaggatgctgctgggatgTTCCAGCTGGTCACAGCCAGTGAAGAGcagctgttttcctcttttaCCACCTAATGGCACATTTTTTCCAGGTCCCGTAGTGCATTCTCCAAGTCTACCGAATTTTTGAAAGCCTTACACCATCACATCCAGTTCTGAAGAGTCATTCCCAGCCCCGAGCCAGCAAATCCCATTGAATTCTGACTCTCAGTTCCCTCGCCAAGGGTTTGTCCATTCAACCCCATCCACACATCTGATAAGCCATAACCATCCTCAGGGATTTTCCTTGCTCCTTCCTTCCGCATTCCTTTAATCCCAGGATATTTTAACTCTTCTGTGCTCCTCCAGAGCCTCCCGGCTGAGCCAgcggctccagccctgctgggattcttcacaaattcagatttctgcttgggttgggatttttgagttttgatgttatttttgtggaggagggagagaaggacCTTGTGGAGAGGAGGATTTGAAGAGATTCACTTCCTGCTCGGCATTCCTGGGTATTTAACCCTTTGCCTAACATCTCCCTACAGATGGGGGAAGCTCCTtcagcaaaacacagagaacCCCAGGGAGACTGGGAATCAGCTTTGGGATGTGTGGAAAAATTCTTCACTTGGGTCCACTCTtggtacaaaaaaaaagtctgctttGAGGAGATTTTGGTTTAAGATTGATTAGAAACCTTAAAATCTACAGAAATCTTTGATTTAAAATCAACAGGaaatgagatgagctttgaggCCACTCCTAACCccttccatgattccatggccCTGCACCCCAAAACAGAGCTCTTCCTGTACTATGCAAGACTCACCTTGCTCTTTCCTCATTTTCTAATCTCCATGTTCAAGAGTCaccaaaatactgattttataCCACCTGATTCACCTCTGTCTCCTTtgcttccccttttccttccccctctggTCTGTACCCATTCCCACCTGGATGCTGCTGGCTCCTCGCAGGAGCTCCACTATcaccttctccccaggaagttTTTACCcactataaaataaaacaaattcatGGCTGTTCATGTTTCTTCATCCTGATgaagaaactgaggcacgggaaGGGGAAATGAAgccaagacaaaaaaaagcccccaagaTTTTACGGGAAATCGTACTGACTGACTCTGGCTCCCAGTCAGCATCTCTGCCTTCTCTCCCAGAAGAATTTGCTATTTATAGCTCTGCTTTGCTCCGTTAGAACATAATCAAAACCATCTTCCCTCCACATGAGAACTCATCCAGCGGCATTAACCCTCCCCGGGGAAAACTTCCCAAGATTTGCAATTCAGCCATCCGAAACGCCTCTGCAACGGGAAACTCTTCCACCgccggggcggcggcgcgggcagAGCCGGGGGCGCGCTGAGCCCGGCCCCGCTGCAGTCCCGGGCACGCACCGGGCTCCCTCCCGCGCTGCGGAGGAGCCTGCTCCGCTCGACGCCCCCCGAGTCATTTCCTGCCTCCTCGGGGACCGCTCGGGAAAAGTCCCGCGGAGCAGGAGCGGAGCCGCTCCGGCAGCCGACACCCTACGGAGGACGATGAACTTCTGCGTCGCGGTGCTTCTGGTGCTTCACTCCTTGCCCGGTAAATACAATCCTCCTCCCCCCGCCCCGGGTTTTCCAGGGTTTTCTAAAGGCAATTTGATTTTAGTTCGCTGCTCTGGTTATTCCCACACTCCTGAGATACCGCGGGGCAGTTGGGGGAGGGTCTGGAGACTGAAAGACCTTGGGAGGATTTTATTGGAGAAAAAACCACCGGGAATACACGATGTAAATTACTGAAAGTTCCATAAAGCCTGTGCTTGGAGAACAGTGGGATAGTGAATGTTTCCCGCATTGTGTTCAAATAATTTgcaaattccagctgggagctATTAggagacacagagaaaaaaaacccaacaggaTTTCCTGAGAGTTAAGTGGGCAGTTTGAGATGGGGAAGAGTGGAATCAAGGTATTGAGGGAGAAAAACCCCAAGCAGCTGCTCAGAGATGAGCGTGATATTGCCCCATCTCTGGGAAGGTGGGATACGCAGCACCACTGGCCGAGGGGAACTGCcaactgcagctctgccctgccaagAGCCTCCctgttcctctttctcttctcgTCTTCACCGAAGGAACGGATCCATACACGAAACATCAGGCCAGgggattcccagctgg
This DNA window, taken from Cinclus cinclus chromosome 31, bCinCin1.1, whole genome shotgun sequence, encodes the following:
- the CA14 gene encoding carbonic anhydrase 14 is translated as MLSVLLLLGGLAPALPAGPHWTYEGPHGQQHWHEGHPECGGQAQSPIDIGTARAQPDLSLPPLQPEGYERPESPRLILANNGHTAVLALPPSLRLRGLPHTFTAVQLHFHWGRPGHAAGAEHLLDGHRAPAEMHVVHFDAERFADASTAQQHPGGLAVLGVLLEVGDDPHPAYDNILKHLSSIRYAGQTVAIPPFSIRDLLPVHLDRYYRYNGSLTTPPCFQSVLWTLFPQPVCISRAQLEQLQGSLYSTEEAELEEPQLLVDNFRAPQELNQRLVLSSFPREPEGYSTGEVIAIIFGAVAGCVGLFLAVHFGAKWIRARRAQAQDVVFKASSRRSPVDAGHSR
- the CIART gene encoding circadian-associated transcriptional repressor — encoded protein: MEPPTRACSCGSSASDSEVEAGSSPRSPPKAECSRKRPGGLDRTATESPPSPRGGKRPRKGEGGDVPPSDGDRLFAQKCRELRGFIRPLAELLEGLRRGRYDRGLSSFQQSVAMDRLQRIIGVLQKPEMGARYLGTLLQVEAMLRLWFPHVAPKPRLDPAPAMAPPRRRPPAGPPGAPRCRRLPGDLPGDLPLASPAGTVQQRESPRCEADTPESPPAPDV